DNA from Gemmatimonadota bacterium:
TATTCCAATTCGTCCACTTGCACCCGGGAAACTGCGACCCCTGTTCAGACGTAAAAATCACCAGCGTATTATCCGCCTGCCCGGTCTCGTCCAGCACCGCCAGAATCTCACCCACCTCCTGATCCAGCACCTCAATCTCCGCCAAATACCTGGCATAATCACTCCGCGTCTCCTCTGTATCCGCCAGATACGGAGGCAACTTCAACGCATCCAGATCAAAATGCTCGGGATTGCCCAGCGTCCACGGCGCATGCGGCTCAAAAAGCCCCGCCACAAGACAAAAAGGCGTATCCCGACACGCTTCCACAAACGCGCGAATACCCGCAACGCCAAACTCGGGATCGGGATGTGTGCATCCCCCCTCAATACCCGGCACATACTCAAATGGAAAACTCTTATTGGGACCCACATGCTTCTTGCCACACAGCCCCACGCGATACCCCAGATCCCCCAGAAAATGCGGAAGACTCCTCGTCCCCGGACGCGCAGCAGAATGGTTCCAGCACGAACCATTGCGCGCCGGGTACAACCCCGTATAAAGCGCTGTACGGCACGGATTGCACATCGCCATAGGCAAATACGCCCGATTAAAAACCAGACCATCCCGCGCCAAACCGTCAATATTCGGCGTATCCACATTCTGCCCCCCGTACAGCGACAAATCGAGATACGTCGCATCATCTGCAATCACGATCAAAATATTCGGTTCCATAACCCCTCCTTCTGAAGCCCCAATCGCACCAACAACTCTGGCGGCGCATCAATAGCGCGCAACTTTTCAACCATCAAACTCTGCATACGGGCCAGAGCATCTGATTCACTATCGGCGAGATCATTCTCCTGATCGGGATCCGAAGGCATGTGATACAACCGCGTCTTGTGCTTCTCGGGATGTCGCGCAGGCGTCTGCTTGCTCCGAAGCACATCGGCACCCCAATCAAACTGATTGCGATTCGCAATAATACTCGAATAAGCATACACCGGCGGATTGGACTCATCCACCCCCTGCAACAGCACATACTCTCCATCGGTAATATTGCACGTCCCCGAAAACTGACCGTACAAAATCGCATCGCGCCCGGGCGCATCCCCATCCCGCAGAAACGGAATCAAACTCTGCCCGTGCAAATTCACCCCATCGGGCACCGCCAACCCCATCGCCTCTACCACAGTCGGAAAATAATCAACCGGCTGCACAAACTGCACGGGACGCGCCCCATGACCAAACTCGGGATGCCAGACAATCATCGGAATCCGCGTAATCTCATTCCAGAGCACCCAGTTCTTTCCCGTGCGCCCGTGATCGCCATTATGCGTCCCGTGATCCGACGCGAGAATAATCATTGTATCATCCATCAACCCCATATTCTCAACCTGATCGAGAAAATGCCCCACCCAGCGATCCACCATCGTCACCTCACCCGCATAAATCGCCTGCACCCGCTTCAACTCTGCCTCCGTCAAATTGCCATCCACCCAATCGTAAGGCGCGACCGGATACTCCATCACATCGTCTTCCGAATCATCGTACAACTTCACATAGTGGCGTGGCGGATCCCAGGGCTCGTGCGGATCAAAAGAATCAATCATCAAAAAGAACGCCTGATCGGCATTGTGCTGAAGCCACCGTGCCGCCCTCGAAAACAGCTGCGGCGAAAACCAATCGCGTTCCTCTTTCCGAATATATTGCGCATTGCGGAAATGCGGTTGCTCGGGCCTGTTATGCGGCGGATAATCCAGCGTCCGATTCTCAAAAACAATATCCGAATCCGTCATATACCGGTCCCGCTCCTGCCCGCGCACAAAATCAAATCCCGAAAACGGACGCCAGTACCCACTGCCCGGATTGCTCGTCCAGTGGTGATACACATCCGTAAAAAAGTAGGACACCTTACCCGCCTCATGCACGACACCACCCAGCGTCACATCATCAGGCTCTATACCGCCCCATCCCCGCCATGGAAACTCGTATCGCCCCGTCGCAATATCCCGGCGACACGGCAGCGTGGGATACGAAGCCAAATACGCATTCTCAAAAACCGCTCCCCGCTCGGCAAAACGATCTATATTCGGCGTGTGAATCCGAGAATTGTCATAACACCCCACGTGATCTCGACGCCAGGTATCCAGCACAATCAGAATAACATTCATAGAAAACTCCTCATGTTAAAACCCCTTCTACCCTCACCCGCAGATCCGCCACAGAACCACCCGTGGCATTGAGCACCACAGGACCATCATAACCATTCGCCTTGAGCGCGAGGACCACATCCACATCATCCTCCCCAATCGTCACCATACCCATGCGCTCCACATACTTATCCACAATCCCCACAGCGTTATCAACATCCATCGCATTGAGCCAGATATGTGCGCGCTCGGGCAAATCGGGCATCAAAACATCAAAATCCGCCGCATTCTCCAAACACGTATCCACCCCATTCCCGATATTCAGCGTCACATCGGGAATATTTTCAAGCAACGCATGCACACCGCTCACCAGAGCCTCGCGCGCCTCGCGGGAACGCGCACCACTGAGAAAACTCGCACACCGCAAGCGCAGCGCCCGCGCCAGATGGATATCCCACTCAACCTGCCGAAAATTAGAACCCGGATCATCGCGCACATGTAATCCCATCAACGCCACACCCGCATCATCGAAATAATCGCGAATCATCCGCACCGACGCATCTGGATGAAAAGGCGAACTCGCCGTAAACGCACAATGCAACACCATAGCATCAAAACCCGCTGCCTTTGCAATCTTCAAGGCAGCGGGCAACACGGCTTTTGGACACATAACAGGATCAAAACACAAACGCAAAACAAACCTCCTTACATTTCTACATCC
Protein-coding regions in this window:
- a CDS encoding sulfatase — protein: MEPNILIVIADDATYLDLSLYGGQNVDTPNIDGLARDGLVFNRAYLPMAMCNPCRTALYTGLYPARNGSCWNHSAARPGTRSLPHFLGDLGYRVGLCGKKHVGPNKSFPFEYVPGIEGGCTHPDPEFGVAGIRAFVEACRDTPFCLVAGLFEPHAPWTLGNPEHFDLDALKLPPYLADTEETRSDYARYLAEIEVLDQEVGEILAVLDETGQADNTLVIFTSEQGSQFPGCKWTNWNTGVHTGFIVRWPGVVKPGYTDAVIQYEDVAPTLIEAAGGDSGAIDFDGSSFMSVLLGEADAHREFAYFMHNNIPEGPPYPIRAVTDGTYHYIRNLTPEAIYIEKHLMGQFRWHQYWPTWVFDTTFNEHTRFLVDRYMRRPPEQLYRMDEDPCELNNLADDPAHAEAKKRLSAELDCWMKQQGDPGAEIDTEEQWQAAKEGRHFEI
- a CDS encoding sulfatase, which gives rise to MNVILIVLDTWRRDHVGCYDNSRIHTPNIDRFAERGAVFENAYLASYPTLPCRRDIATGRYEFPWRGWGGIEPDDVTLGGVVHEAGKVSYFFTDVYHHWTSNPGSGYWRPFSGFDFVRGQERDRYMTDSDIVFENRTLDYPPHNRPEQPHFRNAQYIRKEERDWFSPQLFSRAARWLQHNADQAFFLMIDSFDPHEPWDPPRHYVKLYDDSEDDVMEYPVAPYDWVDGNLTEAELKRVQAIYAGEVTMVDRWVGHFLDQVENMGLMDDTMIILASDHGTHNGDHGRTGKNWVLWNEITRIPMIVWHPEFGHGARPVQFVQPVDYFPTVVEAMGLAVPDGVNLHGQSLIPFLRDGDAPGRDAILYGQFSGTCNITDGEYVLLQGVDESNPPVYAYSSIIANRNQFDWGADVLRSKQTPARHPEKHKTRLYHMPSDPDQENDLADSESDALARMQSLMVEKLRAIDAPPELLVRLGLQKEGLWNRIF